A genome region from Psychrobacter jeotgali includes the following:
- the cas2e gene encoding type I-E CRISPR-associated endoribonuclease Cas2e, whose product MSMLVVVTETIPPRLRGRLAIWLLEVRAGVYVGDVSRRVREMIWEQVLELAEEGNVVMSWATNTESGFDFVTYGENRRIPIDHEGMRLVQFYPLETDEN is encoded by the coding sequence ATGAGTATGTTAGTTGTGGTGACTGAGACTATACCGCCAAGGCTAAGAGGTCGATTGGCAATATGGTTATTAGAAGTACGAGCAGGCGTATATGTTGGCGATGTCTCACGTAGAGTTCGAGAGATGATATGGGAGCAGGTCTTAGAACTGGCTGAAGAGGGCAATGTGGTCATGTCATGGGCAACCAATACAGAATCAGGCTTTGATTTTGTCACTTATGGTGAAAATAGGCGAATACCTATAGATCATGAAGGCATGCGTTTGGTACAATTTTATCCATTGGAGACTGATGAAAATTAA
- a CDS encoding Arm DNA-binding domain-containing protein: MASIRARRGKLFVDFRYMNIRCRETTNLTDTPANRKKLAKIIEKMEAEITLGIFNYAAYFPKSERAQEMMALADRAEACISRNPTFKQFADIWYEEKKIEWRPSYQGKIQIILDKYLLPEFGGKAVHAIKKTDLLAFRSSLAKVRYGKDAQSSLSVARINEIMVPLRMILQEAADRYEFEMPYRNIKTLKQARPDVHPFTLAEVWLFLEHVRADYKPYYTIRFFTGMRTSEIDGLKWECVNFDRREISIRGALVNGQMGPTKTLGSQREIAMSQLVYDALQEQKAITYGKSEFVFCNSQGNPLEYRNVNRRVWKPTLALLSLKHRRAYQTRHTAATLWLAAGENPEWIARQMGHSSTEMLFRVYSRYVPDITRQDGSAMDNLLLASKEKLTDASNSSEGEAVFANVQTDKETSQ; encoded by the coding sequence ATGGCCTCAATAAGAGCAAGACGTGGCAAACTATTCGTAGATTTTCGATATATGAATATACGTTGCCGTGAGACAACTAATCTCACAGACACCCCAGCCAATAGAAAAAAACTGGCTAAGATTATCGAAAAAATGGAAGCAGAAATCACCCTAGGCATCTTTAATTATGCTGCTTATTTCCCAAAGAGTGAACGAGCACAGGAGATGATGGCACTGGCTGATAGAGCAGAAGCTTGTATCAGTCGTAATCCAACCTTTAAGCAGTTTGCTGATATTTGGTATGAAGAGAAGAAGATTGAATGGCGACCGAGTTATCAAGGTAAGATTCAGATTATCCTTGATAAGTATCTGTTACCTGAGTTTGGTGGTAAAGCAGTACATGCTATAAAGAAAACAGACTTGCTGGCCTTCCGTAGTTCACTCGCCAAAGTTCGTTACGGTAAAGATGCACAGTCAAGTCTGTCAGTAGCACGGATCAACGAGATCATGGTACCACTACGTATGATACTACAAGAAGCGGCCGATCGCTACGAGTTTGAAATGCCATATAGGAATATTAAAACGCTCAAACAAGCTCGTCCGGATGTGCATCCTTTTACGCTGGCTGAAGTATGGTTATTTTTAGAGCATGTTCGTGCTGATTACAAACCCTATTACACTATTCGTTTTTTCACAGGAATGCGTACTAGTGAGATCGATGGTCTCAAGTGGGAATGTGTTAACTTTGATCGGCGTGAGATTAGTATTCGCGGTGCATTAGTGAACGGTCAGATGGGACCAACTAAGACGTTAGGCTCACAACGTGAGATAGCTATGTCACAGCTGGTTTATGACGCTTTGCAGGAGCAAAAGGCTATCACGTATGGTAAGTCAGAGTTTGTTTTTTGCAATTCTCAAGGTAATCCTTTGGAGTATCGCAATGTGAATAGACGAGTATGGAAACCCACACTTGCCCTACTCAGTCTGAAACACAGGCGCGCTTATCAGACTCGGCATACGGCAGCAACGCTTTGGCTGGCTGCAGGTGAAAACCCTGAATGGATAGCGCGGCAAATGGGTCATAGTAGTACGGAGATGCTATTTCGAGTGTATAGCCGCTATGTTCCTGATATTACTCGCCAAGACGGTTCAGCAATGGATAATCTGCTACTTGCGAGTAAGGAGAAATTAACAGACGCATCAAATAGCTCTGAAGGTGAAGCTGTATTTGCGAATGTACAAACTGACAAGGAGACGTCACAATGA
- a CDS encoding helix-turn-helix domain-containing protein has product MWDNFSISELLVITNEYILSANIITYKHFFITLGILYMIKLNLPVLFAERGIRVADADRMSKLGRSTLYRMYNNEVTRIDFDSLNELCKLLDCTPGDIIIYEEDEVDDKSKKSEDRD; this is encoded by the coding sequence ATGTGGGATAATTTTTCTATTAGTGAGTTATTAGTTATCACTAATGAGTATATATTATCTGCAAATATTATCACTTACAAGCACTTTTTTATCACTTTAGGGATTTTATATATGATTAAACTCAATTTGCCTGTTTTATTTGCAGAAAGAGGTATTCGTGTAGCGGATGCTGATAGGATGTCGAAACTAGGAAGGTCTACTCTATATCGAATGTATAATAACGAGGTCACTCGAATAGATTTTGATTCACTAAATGAGCTTTGTAAGCTTTTAGATTGCACGCCTGGAGATATCATTATCTACGAAGAAGATGAAGTAGATGATAAGAGTAAGAAGAGCGAGGATAGAGATTAA
- a CDS encoding alpha-keto acid decarboxylase family protein: MSQQYTIADYLFDRISEAGATEVFGVPGDYNLSFLDNIIESDKLRWVGNTNELNAGYAADGYARERGFAAMVTTFGVGELSAINATAGSYAEYAPVLHVVGAPTMAQQDAKRRIHHSLGDGVFNHFIKMVEPVTVARAHITPENAASEIDRVIRLTLKKHRPGYLMLSPDVAKMPIYPPTTKLDDSQENITSQAALTDFKQALIEFLPNKTTTLMADLMVHRLGLQNQLKALIADTEIPYTTLSWGKTLLDEQSERWAGTYAGVASRPVVKDAVENCECLIKVGVNYTDTTTAGFSQDIDEKVVVDLHYERASISGQNFAPISLKDSLQTLHEVLTSGIKITPKALSGQVHPHEQHGDDNEAIRQDDLWHIIADHLDSKHLVFADQGTAYFGISDVRLPEGVTCYGQPMWGSIGYTLPASLGASIASPNKRNVLLIGDGSALLTIQEMAVMLKERTNPIIVLINNEGYAVERAIHGENQHYNDIPNCDWQVMPKAFGGNDDNSLCIKAKTAGELKAGLKKANETTDKLVMLEVITDKHDIPPLLKDISESLK, translated from the coding sequence ATGAGCCAACAATATACTATCGCAGACTATTTATTTGACCGTATTAGCGAGGCTGGTGCGACTGAAGTGTTTGGGGTGCCTGGTGATTACAATTTATCTTTTCTAGACAATATTATCGAATCGGATAAGCTACGCTGGGTGGGTAATACCAATGAGCTCAACGCCGGCTATGCCGCTGATGGCTATGCTCGTGAGCGTGGGTTTGCTGCTATGGTGACGACCTTTGGTGTAGGGGAGCTATCAGCGATAAATGCCACCGCTGGTTCTTATGCTGAGTATGCACCTGTATTACATGTCGTAGGCGCACCTACTATGGCTCAGCAAGATGCCAAGCGTAGAATCCATCATTCTTTAGGTGATGGGGTTTTTAATCACTTCATAAAAATGGTAGAGCCTGTAACCGTAGCTCGTGCTCATATTACCCCAGAAAATGCCGCTTCTGAGATTGACAGAGTCATTCGTTTGACCCTTAAAAAACATCGTCCAGGCTACTTAATGTTATCACCGGATGTGGCAAAGATGCCCATTTATCCACCAACCACCAAGCTAGATGATAGTCAAGAAAATATTACTAGCCAAGCGGCATTGACTGACTTTAAACAAGCGCTGATAGAGTTTTTGCCCAATAAAACTACGACTTTGATGGCAGACTTAATGGTGCATCGTTTGGGATTGCAAAATCAGCTTAAAGCGCTTATTGCTGACACTGAGATTCCTTATACTACCTTATCATGGGGCAAAACCTTACTTGATGAGCAAAGCGAACGTTGGGCGGGCACTTATGCTGGGGTGGCATCGCGTCCTGTCGTCAAGGATGCAGTGGAAAATTGCGAATGTTTAATAAAAGTGGGCGTTAATTATACGGATACTACGACTGCAGGATTTAGCCAAGATATTGATGAAAAAGTGGTCGTTGATTTGCACTATGAGCGGGCAAGTATTAGTGGTCAAAACTTTGCACCGATATCCTTAAAAGACTCGCTACAAACCCTACATGAGGTGCTAACGTCTGGAATAAAAATAACCCCTAAAGCCCTATCAGGTCAAGTACATCCTCATGAGCAGCACGGAGACGATAATGAAGCTATTCGCCAAGATGATTTGTGGCATATTATTGCTGATCACTTAGATAGTAAACACTTGGTCTTTGCTGATCAAGGAACGGCTTATTTTGGTATTAGTGATGTGCGCCTGCCAGAGGGGGTGACTTGTTACGGTCAACCGATGTGGGGATCTATTGGTTATACACTACCAGCCAGTCTGGGCGCTAGTATAGCTTCACCTAATAAGCGTAATGTTCTGCTAATCGGTGATGGCTCAGCATTACTGACTATACAAGAAATGGCAGTCATGCTCAAAGAGCGTACTAATCCGATTATTGTCCTTATTAATAATGAGGGGTATGCGGTTGAGCGTGCCATCCACGGTGAGAACCAGCATTATAATGATATTCCAAACTGTGATTGGCAAGTCATGCCAAAAGCTTTCGGTGGTAATGATGATAATAGTTTGTGTATAAAGGCTAAAACTGCAGGCGAGCTAAAAGCTGGACTTAAAAAGGCCAATGAGACTACCGACAAGCTGGTGATGTTAGAAGTCATAACTGATAAGCACGACATACCGCCTTTATTAAAAGATATTAGCGAATCGCTCAAATAA
- a CDS encoding bestrophin family protein: MIVWQKPNAFRILFTLRGSVIPHIYPQVILITLLSAIISAVQHLIPSSFSSYGAAPFTLMGIALSLFLGFRNNASYQRWWEARCLWGQLVFEARSFTRQILSFIDEDSEDGRHTQQSMVHLTIAFTHALRHRLRKTSPWEDVQRFVEPKYHHSIRQAGNLPEYLLRLMGKKLGYSRRQQLTSELMIQNMDERLTSMTIVLAACERIHNTPLPFAYTLLVHRTTYLYCFMLPFGLATSLGWVTPLVCGVIAYTFFGLDALNEEITEPFGVAANHLPLTAISRTIEINLLEALGESELPPEVTSEGGYLQ, translated from the coding sequence ATGATTGTTTGGCAAAAACCGAATGCCTTTAGAATACTTTTTACCTTGCGCGGTTCTGTAATCCCCCATATTTATCCTCAGGTCATATTAATTACCCTGCTAAGTGCCATAATTTCGGCAGTTCAGCATCTGATACCAAGCTCTTTTTCCTCTTATGGAGCTGCACCTTTTACCTTAATGGGAATTGCTTTGTCATTGTTTCTTGGATTTCGAAACAATGCAAGCTACCAACGTTGGTGGGAGGCTCGATGTCTATGGGGTCAGTTGGTATTTGAGGCTCGTAGCTTCACACGTCAAATACTCTCTTTTATAGATGAAGATAGTGAGGACGGACGGCACACTCAGCAGTCTATGGTCCATCTTACTATTGCTTTTACTCACGCTTTGCGCCATCGCCTTCGCAAAACTTCTCCTTGGGAGGACGTTCAGCGCTTTGTAGAGCCAAAATATCACCATAGTATACGCCAAGCAGGAAACCTACCTGAGTACCTGCTACGACTGATGGGCAAAAAACTCGGTTATAGTCGGCGTCAACAATTAACTTCAGAGCTTATGATACAAAATATGGACGAACGTCTTACCTCTATGACTATAGTCTTGGCTGCTTGCGAGCGCATTCATAATACGCCCTTGCCATTTGCTTATACTTTACTGGTACATCGCACCACTTATCTATACTGCTTTATGTTACCTTTTGGCTTAGCCACTTCGTTGGGCTGGGTAACCCCTTTAGTTTGCGGTGTCATTGCTTATACCTTTTTTGGGTTGGATGCCCTCAATGAAGAAATAACTGAACCTTTTGGTGTAGCGGCTAATCATTTGCCCCTTACGGCCATATCTCGCACTATCGAAATTAACCTATTAGAAGCATTGGGAGAAAGTGAGCTTCCACCTGAAGTTACCTCTGAAGGCGGCTATTTACAATAA
- a CDS encoding acyl-CoA dehydrogenase family protein: MSIKTFSAKWMTEEHEMVYDSALKMFQSWEDRDEQWRDNGMIDRDAWEEAGEMGFLCASIPEEYGGGGGDFGHEAAIILAQAQANQAGYGGMVHSGIVAPYIYKLGTEEQKKSLLPKMATGEYIGAIAMTEPGTGSDLQAIKTYATKDGDDYIINGSKTFITNGQHANIVLLACKTDRDKGAQGVSLILVETDGLEGFTRGRNLKKTGLAGQDTSELFFSNVRVPQKNVLGGMEGLGFIHMMQELPQERLIIALSGCGAMKLALELTLDYVKQREAFGKPIWKFQNTRFKLAEVQADYLAVKALCDAAVEAQIEGKLDAAQASLIKYWVTEKQCKTMDECLQLFGGYGYMSEYPIARMYADARVQKIYGGTNEIMKELASRFM; the protein is encoded by the coding sequence ATGAGTATCAAAACATTTTCAGCAAAGTGGATGACCGAAGAGCACGAAATGGTATACGACAGTGCTCTAAAGATGTTTCAAAGCTGGGAAGACAGAGACGAGCAGTGGCGCGACAATGGGATGATCGACCGCGATGCTTGGGAAGAGGCGGGCGAGATGGGCTTTTTATGTGCGTCAATACCAGAAGAATACGGCGGCGGTGGCGGCGACTTTGGTCACGAAGCCGCTATTATTTTGGCTCAAGCGCAAGCGAACCAAGCCGGTTATGGCGGTATGGTACATTCAGGTATTGTGGCGCCCTATATCTATAAGCTTGGCACCGAAGAGCAGAAAAAGTCATTGCTGCCTAAGATGGCAACGGGCGAATATATCGGCGCTATTGCAATGACTGAGCCTGGCACGGGTTCTGATTTGCAAGCCATTAAGACTTATGCGACAAAAGACGGCGACGACTATATTATTAATGGTTCAAAAACCTTTATCACTAACGGTCAGCATGCCAATATTGTGCTATTAGCTTGTAAGACAGACCGTGATAAGGGTGCTCAGGGCGTCTCGCTTATCCTTGTTGAGACCGACGGTTTAGAAGGTTTTACGCGTGGCCGTAATCTCAAAAAGACCGGCCTAGCTGGACAAGATACCTCAGAGCTATTCTTTAGTAATGTCCGTGTGCCACAAAAAAACGTCCTAGGCGGTATGGAAGGTCTAGGTTTTATACACATGATGCAGGAGTTGCCACAAGAGCGCCTGATTATTGCCCTAAGTGGCTGCGGAGCTATGAAACTGGCTTTAGAGTTGACCCTCGATTATGTCAAACAGCGTGAAGCCTTTGGCAAGCCGATTTGGAAGTTCCAAAATACGCGCTTTAAGCTGGCTGAGGTGCAAGCGGATTATTTGGCGGTAAAAGCCTTGTGCGATGCAGCAGTGGAGGCGCAAATAGAGGGTAAACTTGACGCTGCGCAAGCCTCACTCATTAAGTACTGGGTGACTGAAAAACAGTGCAAAACGATGGATGAGTGTCTGCAACTATTTGGTGGTTATGGTTATATGTCAGAATATCCCATCGCTCGTATGTATGCCGATGCTCGGGTACAAAAAATCTACGGCGGTACTAATGAGATTATGAAAGAGCTGGCTTCACGCTTTATGTAA
- a CDS encoding acetyl-CoA C-acetyltransferase, giving the protein MTETAYIYDAIRTPRGKGKKDGSLYQASPIWLVRGLLKEMQQRHSLDTSLVDDVVLGCVTPVGEQGSDIARIAVIDADWDQSVAGVTLSRYCASGLESINLAAAKVMSGMEDMVVAGGVESMSRVPMGSDGGAWYMDPRVNAATDFVPQGVGADTIATLKGFSRTDVDEFATESHRRATNAWEKGYYDKSVVPVKDLNGMLLLDKDETIRPNTTVETLAGLNPSFVMPGQMGFNSVILDKYTTIEKVNHVHHAGNSSGIVDGAALCLVGSAAAGKKAGLKPRAKITMAAVIGSEPAIMLTGPTPACQKALDKAGMQASDIDLWEINEAFAAVPMNTARDFGISLDIVNVNGGAIAMGHPLGATGAMLMTTVLDELERRDLKTAMITLCVGGGMGIATIIERV; this is encoded by the coding sequence ATGACTGAGACTGCTTATATTTATGATGCTATTCGTACTCCGCGTGGCAAAGGCAAAAAAGACGGCTCTTTATACCAAGCGTCCCCTATTTGGCTGGTGCGCGGGTTATTAAAAGAGATGCAGCAGCGTCATAGCTTAGATACTAGCTTAGTCGATGACGTGGTGCTGGGCTGTGTAACTCCGGTCGGCGAGCAGGGCTCTGATATTGCTCGTATCGCCGTTATTGATGCTGATTGGGATCAGAGCGTCGCTGGTGTCACGCTTTCGAGATACTGTGCTTCAGGACTTGAGTCTATTAACCTTGCCGCTGCCAAAGTGATGTCCGGTATGGAGGATATGGTAGTCGCAGGTGGCGTTGAGTCCATGAGCCGTGTACCGATGGGCTCTGATGGCGGCGCTTGGTACATGGATCCACGGGTCAACGCGGCGACTGACTTTGTCCCACAAGGGGTTGGCGCCGATACCATAGCCACGCTCAAAGGCTTTAGTCGTACCGATGTCGATGAGTTCGCCACTGAGTCGCACCGCCGTGCTACCAACGCTTGGGAAAAAGGCTATTATGATAAGTCAGTAGTGCCAGTTAAAGACCTCAATGGCATGCTGCTATTAGATAAGGATGAGACTATTCGTCCCAATACCACGGTTGAGACTTTAGCAGGCTTGAATCCCTCTTTTGTGATGCCCGGTCAGATGGGTTTCAATAGCGTAATCTTAGATAAATATACCACTATCGAAAAAGTAAATCACGTGCATCATGCGGGTAATTCATCCGGTATCGTCGATGGTGCTGCTTTGTGTTTAGTCGGTAGCGCTGCTGCTGGCAAAAAAGCCGGACTCAAACCACGTGCCAAAATTACTATGGCCGCAGTTATCGGCTCAGAGCCGGCTATTATGCTGACTGGTCCAACACCTGCCTGCCAAAAAGCTTTAGATAAAGCCGGCATGCAAGCCTCAGATATTGATCTTTGGGAGATCAACGAAGCCTTTGCCGCAGTGCCTATGAATACCGCTCGCGACTTTGGCATCTCGCTTGACATCGTCAACGTCAATGGCGGCGCTATTGCAATGGGTCACCCGCTAGGTGCTACGGGCGCTATGCTGATGACTACCGTACTAGATGAGCTGGAACGTCGTGACCTCAAAACGGCGATGATTACGTTGTGCGTAGGTGGTGGTATGGGTATTGCCACTATCATTGAGCGGGTGTAA
- a CDS encoding 3-hydroxyacyl-CoA dehydrogenase NAD-binding domain-containing protein, whose amino-acid sequence MTTNTAGSAKDSVDTINKLANFSAERDNEGILTVTIDQSDRKMNVIGDGFTEAFATMTDSFINDAAAKGLILTSAKDTFVVGADIDQLSNIETAEQAFELVEDLKDSLRKLETSGKPVVAAMTGTALGGGLELALACHYRIAIDNPKTKLGLPEVKLGLLPGGGGTQRLPRLVGIQKALELMTQGKELRPKAALDIGLIDATATDNDDMLAQAKAWIKANPETQQPWDKKGFKIPGGDSKHPKVVQVFSIAPAMANQKSHGNYPAITHIMSSVFEGCIVDIDTGLELESRYFAACVLSSESRNMINTLWTQLNSIKKGQSRPEGFERYKTKKVGILGAGMMGAGIAYVSAKAGMEVVLLDTSIEGAQKGKSYSTKLLDKAISRGRSTEERKQALLDLIKTTTSYDDLEGCDLIIEAVFEDVDIKAECTQKSEAVIPETAIYASNTSTLPITELAKASKRSNQFIGLHFFSPVDKMPLVEIIVGEETDDATLAKGFDYVGQIGKTPIVVNDSRGFYTSRVFGTYVSEGIAMLAEGVHPRSIEVAGMKSGMPMPPLALQDEVSLSLSLHVMEQTKKAMQAAGKTFTPHPAMSVVEKMVNELGREGKKVAKGFYDYPENGEKHLWSKLTELYPTTDEQPSQQDLVDRLLYVQANETAKCFEENVVRTVADANIGSIFGWGFAPNQGGTLQFINSVGIDTFVTRSRELAEKYGERFAPANILVEMAASGEEFVDG is encoded by the coding sequence ATGACTACCAATACAGCAGGCAGTGCTAAAGATAGCGTAGATACTATTAACAAGTTAGCGAATTTTTCAGCCGAGCGTGATAATGAGGGTATCCTCACCGTAACTATCGATCAAAGCGATCGCAAGATGAATGTCATCGGCGACGGTTTTACCGAAGCTTTCGCCACTATGACAGACAGCTTTATCAATGACGCGGCTGCCAAAGGTTTAATCTTGACCTCCGCAAAAGACACCTTTGTCGTCGGCGCTGATATTGATCAGCTCTCTAACATAGAAACCGCGGAACAAGCTTTTGAGCTGGTTGAAGATTTAAAGGATAGCTTACGTAAACTTGAAACATCTGGTAAGCCCGTAGTGGCCGCCATGACCGGAACGGCTTTAGGCGGCGGCTTGGAGCTTGCTTTAGCGTGTCATTATCGCATCGCCATTGACAATCCTAAAACCAAACTCGGTCTGCCAGAAGTTAAACTAGGATTATTGCCAGGTGGGGGCGGTACTCAACGTCTGCCAAGGCTGGTTGGTATTCAAAAAGCGCTTGAGCTGATGACCCAAGGTAAAGAGCTACGTCCTAAGGCAGCACTAGATATCGGTCTTATCGATGCGACGGCTACTGATAATGATGATATGTTAGCGCAAGCAAAAGCGTGGATTAAAGCCAACCCTGAAACCCAGCAGCCTTGGGACAAAAAAGGTTTCAAGATTCCTGGCGGTGATAGCAAGCATCCTAAAGTGGTGCAAGTGTTCTCTATTGCACCTGCTATGGCCAATCAAAAGTCGCACGGCAACTATCCGGCGATTACCCATATCATGTCTTCTGTATTTGAAGGTTGTATCGTCGATATTGATACTGGTCTTGAGCTTGAATCGCGCTATTTTGCCGCTTGCGTGCTCTCAAGCGAGTCCAGAAACATGATTAACACCCTTTGGACGCAGCTTAATAGCATCAAAAAAGGTCAGTCGCGCCCTGAGGGTTTTGAGCGCTATAAAACCAAAAAGGTCGGCATTTTGGGCGCTGGCATGATGGGCGCGGGTATCGCTTACGTTTCAGCCAAGGCGGGTATGGAAGTGGTATTGCTCGATACGTCTATCGAAGGTGCCCAAAAGGGTAAAAGCTATTCTACTAAGCTGTTAGACAAGGCTATCAGCCGCGGGCGCTCAACCGAAGAGAGAAAACAAGCATTATTAGACCTTATCAAGACTACAACGTCTTATGATGATCTAGAAGGCTGTGATTTAATCATTGAAGCCGTCTTTGAAGATGTAGATATTAAAGCTGAATGTACGCAAAAATCTGAAGCCGTTATTCCAGAAACTGCCATTTATGCTTCTAACACCTCAACCTTACCTATCACTGAGCTTGCTAAAGCCAGCAAGCGTTCTAATCAGTTTATCGGTCTGCATTTCTTCTCGCCAGTCGATAAGATGCCATTGGTTGAGATTATCGTTGGCGAAGAAACTGACGATGCAACCCTAGCAAAAGGTTTTGACTATGTTGGTCAAATCGGTAAGACGCCAATCGTGGTCAATGACAGCCGCGGCTTCTACACCTCTCGTGTCTTTGGGACTTACGTCTCAGAAGGTATTGCCATGCTAGCTGAGGGTGTGCACCCACGCAGCATCGAAGTGGCTGGTATGAAGTCTGGTATGCCAATGCCGCCGCTTGCATTGCAAGATGAAGTCTCATTAAGTCTGTCACTACACGTGATGGAGCAGACTAAAAAGGCCATGCAAGCAGCAGGTAAAACCTTTACGCCGCACCCTGCCATGTCAGTGGTAGAAAAAATGGTCAATGAGCTTGGCCGTGAAGGTAAAAAGGTTGCTAAAGGCTTTTATGATTATCCTGAAAATGGTGAAAAGCACTTATGGTCCAAGCTCACTGAATTATACCCAACGACAGATGAGCAGCCGTCGCAGCAAGATTTAGTCGACCGACTACTGTACGTGCAAGCCAATGAGACCGCCAAGTGTTTCGAGGAAAACGTGGTGCGTACGGTGGCTGATGCCAACATCGGCTCTATCTTTGGTTGGGGTTTTGCACCAAACCAAGGCGGTACCTTGCAGTTTATCAATTCTGTAGGTATCGATACCTTTGTCACGCGTAGCCGTGAGCTGGCGGAGAAGTACGGTGAGCGTTTTGCGCCTGCTAATATCTTGGTGGAGATGGCTGCAAGTGGCGAGGAGTTTGTAGATGGCTAA
- a CDS encoding CaiB/BaiF CoA transferase family protein, with amino-acid sequence MANSTLSGTSDASSAISQMSDCLQGLCVVDLTRNLPGPFATRLLADLGAEIIKIEPKGGDPARALGDLFTALNHGKTIEKVDFRDPKGIEAIKTHLKDADVMLDSFRPGVLEGMGLDTQTLHTINPKLVMVSITGYGVADSEDITHEWADKAGHDINFMAMSGVLDQLKTANGDQAMPNIQFADLAGGSDTAVIALLAAVLSAQRTGKGRHVAVSMTHSLYQHLVMPKATGKLVASFSGKNPKPQHDFLGGLLPCYRLYKTADGRHMAVGSLELKFWQGLCEVLELPELKTKHWQTGVMPNTKDSQEAAQTVADTFASHKLAHWQQVFESTDVCVTPVLTLEEAKAHPLFAHQDKHHTTLGWQQII; translated from the coding sequence ATGGCTAATAGCACTTTATCTGGCACGTCAGACGCATCATCTGCTATCAGTCAAATGAGCGATTGCTTACAAGGACTGTGCGTCGTTGATTTGACGCGTAACCTTCCAGGACCTTTTGCGACTAGGCTGCTGGCTGATTTGGGTGCAGAGATCATAAAAATAGAGCCTAAAGGCGGCGATCCTGCACGTGCGTTGGGTGATTTGTTCACTGCACTTAATCATGGCAAAACCATCGAAAAGGTCGATTTTCGTGACCCCAAAGGCATAGAAGCTATCAAGACGCATCTAAAGGATGCCGATGTTATGCTCGATAGCTTTCGCCCCGGTGTCCTTGAGGGCATGGGACTGGACACCCAAACCTTGCATACCATTAATCCAAAGCTGGTCATGGTATCGATTACTGGCTATGGCGTAGCTGATAGCGAAGACATCACTCATGAGTGGGCGGATAAAGCGGGTCATGATATCAACTTTATGGCGATGAGTGGCGTGCTTGATCAGCTCAAGACGGCAAATGGCGATCAGGCAATGCCTAACATCCAGTTTGCCGACTTAGCAGGCGGTAGTGATACGGCGGTGATTGCTCTTTTGGCCGCTGTGCTTTCAGCACAGCGCACGGGGAAAGGTCGCCACGTTGCCGTCAGCATGACTCATAGCTTGTATCAGCATTTGGTCATGCCAAAAGCGACTGGAAAACTGGTTGCGAGCTTTTCTGGCAAAAATCCAAAGCCGCAACATGATTTCTTAGGTGGGTTATTGCCTTGTTATCGGTTGTACAAAACCGCAGATGGTCGTCATATGGCGGTCGGCTCTTTAGAGTTAAAGTTCTGGCAAGGACTATGTGAGGTATTAGAATTGCCAGAGCTTAAGACTAAGCATTGGCAAACGGGGGTCATGCCTAATACCAAAGACAGTCAAGAGGCAGCACAAACGGTTGCTGATACCTTTGCCAGCCATAAACTTGCTCATTGGCAGCAGGTTTTTGAATCCACCGATGTTTGTGTCACACCAGTGCTAACCTTAGAGGAGGCAAAAGCCCATCCACTATTTGCCCATCAAGATAAGCATCACACAACGTTAGGATGGCAACAGATTATATGA